Sequence from the Polypterus senegalus isolate Bchr_013 chromosome 3, ASM1683550v1, whole genome shotgun sequence genome:
TCATCGGGGGGACCCTATAAATAGTCATATTTATCTGCTGTTTAGGCATCTGTTTTTGGATTCTCTTAACCTTTTTATGTGCAATTCTTGTTGAGTAGTTTCTTCTAACGGCTTTTgaacatttgttttatatttcgATTTCGAGTCTTAGTTAGTGTTTCCAGGTTGGCAAATTATCAGTTTGCCTTTTTAGTAATGACCCTTGCTTGTATTTTTGAACTTCTTTCATTTCCTGAACCTAAACTAAAATTTCCTTTGCTGCGACAGAACAATTTATATAGAAGGAGGATGCATAATGGAGTCTTGGACACAGGTTAAATAGATGTGTGTTTACACCATGAGTGGTTTTCAGGCTTTCCTTTAATTTATTAACATGTCTTGTTTTCCATGCCTGTCTGTAGTGGTTGGGGCTGGCTGTCTGGTGTGAGGTCATATCTGGAATGGCTAGAGAAGGTCCTGACCTGTTTTATGGGATGTTATGGAAGCCACACACTCTCTCGTCATGTTTTTGTCATCTGCTTACTACTGTATATTGCTCTTAGGATAGGCTCTGATCATCTTGCACCCTGTATTAGAAGAAGGTGATTCAGAAAAATAGATGTATAATCTTTTTAATTGACCATTGTGAATATGTATGTGACTATATGGGTACCCCATACAAATATGGCTTATTGTGCCTGCTGCTTTTGATTCAGCTCCTTATAACCCCTCTTCATGTTCCATAGATATTTTCCCCTTTCTATACATTTTTGACTAGACTTCTCCCATAGATTTTTTGGCTTGATTTTTACAGCCTGATCCCTTTTCTGATGCCAACCCTCCCAAACCAAAAACACTTCAGTGGATAAATAGTTTCAGAAAATTATAGACCATTGGCACGCTTCATGCTTCTCATTGAACAGAGGTTCTGGCTCCCTGCAACCATGAACTGGATAAGTGTGTTTGGAAAACAAAGGATGAAAAATACCTGTAATAATGTCATGATCACTTGCAATAGCATCATTATTATAAATGGTATAGTTATAATCCTGGACCCATAGAGATTTAAAAACAGATGAGTAAAATGAACAGAGCTTTACTTAATACCGAAAACAAATCCTAGTTAATTAGTTGATCTGtactttctttaattaattctttctttctttaattaattgattggccacaaaaataaaacttactttGTAACTGGCAATAAATGAATGATATGTGAATTCTGCCAGATAGACAGATCAATTAAAACATTTGACAATgtgaactaattaaaaaaatgttcaaaaattcaaaaaagtgcACTAATACTCTAACTAAAGCATTCAAAGTAAGTTAAAACAGTCCTGGGGCACAGCTGATTTGTTGCAGAATGTGTGTGTGACCAACAGAGGGTAGTCATGGCTGTTGTATGTGGGTACGGTTTGTCTAGAAACCCCCTGTGAtactgaagacagagagaggaAACATGATAGCTCCACAAGTTTGAGTTGTTAATAAAGTGAACTGCACCAACTACTAAATGTTACCCTgtaaaaaaaaggagaaatgacTATCATTAAGTCCAAAACGACTATCATTAaatccaatgtttttttttgtttggaatgCAGGTCGAGCCCCTAATCCCACATCATGAACAATTAAACCTTGATGTCATGTTCATTTGATAGATAAAGGAGTTTTACCTGCACCATTGATGCCACCAGTCTCCGTGGATGTGGAGCCCATGCTGAGAGTCATTGTATCTTGGGTGCTCTTTCACAGTACAGACATTCTCAAGCAGCCACTAGGAAGTAAACTCAAGTGTCACCTTCACTAGGGGGTTGCAAAACAGATTTCTCCTCCTGGCACCTTTCAGGTGTTTCTATGCTGTTTGGTAAGGTATTATGCCTGACGCTCTCCACAATCAGAAGTATGACACTGACCACAATGACACAGCTGCCAATGATCTCAGAGACAGAGACTGCTTCCTTCAGTATGACGGACTGCAGCACGTAGGACACCACCACCTCAGACTGCAGCAGGCCACACACCAGGACAGGGTGAATCTTGGTGACAGCATAGTTGGTGGCCAGGAAGATCACCAGTCCAAGGAAGGCAACGGCCGACATGCATAGCCAAGTCGGGACCCTGACGGGCCAGATTAGAGGGATGAAGAACAAGGCCGGCCCACAGATAATTGTCCCCACCAGCCCAAAGGTGAAGAGGGCGCTATTAAATTTGGCCTTGTGTGTGAAAGACTGAAAGATACTCAGGCCAACCGCGCGTGCAGTCCCTCCCAAGCAGGCTAGGGTGTAGCCCAAGATGGCTTTCATGTCAATCCTGTTGTGAGAATGGATAAAGCTGGGGAGTGTGGTGATGACCAGTCCCAGTAACGTGCAAAAGAGCCCAAAGTAGGTGTAACCAGAAAGGTGCGAGTGGGCAATGCAGAGGACCATGACCGTGGAAGAGATGGCGAATGAGCCTTTCCTCACGGTGGCAGCAATACCCGCAGAGACTTCCATGAAGGACGTGTAGGCGCAGCCGACTGAAATGACTTGAATGAATCCGAAGATGATGCTGCGTTGCCAGGTGACTCTGGGGCCCAGGCACAGCAGGGTACGGTTCTCTCTGTGGCATGGCAGAAATGCACACACCACCAGGTGCAGGAGGCAACGCAGCAGCAGAATTTGCAGAGGAGAAACAGACTCAGTGCTCTCAGCCAGCTTACTCAGAATTGGGATGAAGCCTGCTATTACCCCACCCACCAGCAGGGCCACCAGAACTCCTTTGGCAGAGTCTGACAGCTCACAGTAACGCAGGGCCTCCATTGGTGGTGTCTCCTTCCTTTCTGACCTCTGTGACTCATCTCCGGAGGAAGTGGCATCCTGCGGCCAGTCTCCATCTTCTGATATTACCTCCACGGTCCAGATATCTGTGACGGATAGGCTGTGGGGAAAGAACATCATCTGTTACCGTGTGCCTTTCACAAATATTAGACTGCTCTgtggtaaaattttcatttaattatgcaCATTTATTTCTGTCCAATGCAAATTATAAACTGCTGTGCAGCACCGCTGTCTTCATACTTTTGCAGTTCTGTCGCTGGCAGGTGAAATGATTTGCTAAATGATTCGGAACTGACCACCTTGAGATAACAAGGCAGTGTCTCAGCCAGTAGGCCCCATCATCTG
This genomic interval carries:
- the LOC120526459 gene encoding solute carrier family 35 member G3-like is translated as MMFFPHSLSVTDIWTVEVISEDGDWPQDATSSGDESQRSERKETPPMEALRYCELSDSAKGVLVALLVGGVIAGFIPILSKLAESTESVSPLQILLLRCLLHLVVCAFLPCHRENRTLLCLGPRVTWQRSIIFGFIQVISVGCAYTSFMEVSAGIAATVRKGSFAISSTVMVLCIAHSHLSGYTYFGLFCTLLGLVITTLPSFIHSHNRIDMKAILGYTLACLGGTARAVGLSIFQSFTHKAKFNSALFTFGLVGTIICGPALFFIPLIWPVRVPTWLCMSAVAFLGLVIFLATNYAVTKIHPVLVCGLLQSEVVVSYVLQSVILKEAVSVSEIIGSCVIVVSVILLIVESVRHNTLPNSIETPERCQEEKSVLQPPSEGDT